A genomic region of uncultured Paludibaculum sp. contains the following coding sequences:
- a CDS encoding Gfo/Idh/MocA family oxidoreductase, translating to MTIARRTFLTSAALTAASYQRVMGANEKLRVGLIGSGGQGRADWKLFLKNPEVVPVAVCDVYEPNLKQGLALAEQAGTAGGAVAGYKDFRKVLERKDIDAVIVGTPDHWHAIPTIAACQAGKDVYCEKPLSLTIREGRAMVDAARKHNVVVQTGSQQRSGPHYAQAVEIIRSGKLGKIGHVQASLIRNAMPGWGTTADEQPPADLDWDFWLGPAPARPYNKMRCLYHFRWWWDYSGGQMTNFGAHDIDIVRWAMNVDAPRAVAAFGGRYCLTGAGETPDVQEVLYQFPDWVLTWTTCEMNSARKSGITVHGTNATMRLTRGGIEINGEKWGGLEPKQPGVENQKYPGTEQHSMHVRNFLDCVKSRKRPNADVEEGYKTAVMCHLGNIAMRLGRSLQWDAAKEQIVGDADANRWMSREYRKPWKLG from the coding sequence ATGACAATTGCGAGAAGGACCTTCCTCACATCCGCCGCGCTGACGGCCGCGAGTTACCAGCGGGTGATGGGCGCCAACGAGAAGCTGCGGGTCGGGTTGATTGGATCCGGCGGGCAGGGCCGGGCCGATTGGAAGTTGTTCCTGAAGAACCCGGAGGTAGTCCCTGTTGCGGTTTGCGATGTTTACGAACCGAACTTGAAGCAGGGTCTGGCGCTGGCGGAACAGGCGGGGACAGCCGGCGGAGCAGTCGCGGGGTACAAGGATTTCCGGAAGGTTCTTGAGAGGAAGGACATTGATGCCGTGATTGTCGGCACGCCGGACCACTGGCATGCCATTCCGACGATTGCGGCGTGCCAGGCGGGCAAGGACGTCTATTGTGAGAAGCCGCTATCGCTGACGATTCGCGAGGGCCGGGCGATGGTGGACGCGGCGCGAAAGCACAACGTCGTGGTGCAGACAGGCAGCCAGCAGAGGTCGGGTCCTCACTATGCGCAGGCGGTGGAGATCATCCGCAGCGGCAAGCTGGGGAAGATCGGGCATGTGCAGGCGAGCCTGATCAGGAACGCCATGCCGGGCTGGGGGACGACAGCGGACGAGCAACCGCCAGCGGATCTGGATTGGGACTTCTGGCTGGGACCGGCGCCGGCGCGGCCTTACAACAAGATGCGCTGCCTGTATCACTTCCGCTGGTGGTGGGACTACTCGGGTGGGCAGATGACCAACTTCGGCGCGCACGACATCGACATTGTGCGCTGGGCCATGAATGTGGATGCGCCGCGCGCGGTGGCGGCATTCGGCGGGCGATATTGCCTGACTGGCGCGGGCGAGACTCCGGACGTCCAGGAGGTGCTGTATCAGTTCCCTGACTGGGTGCTGACGTGGACGACGTGCGAGATGAATAGCGCACGGAAGTCCGGCATCACTGTACACGGTACGAACGCGACGATGCGTCTGACGCGTGGCGGCATTGAGATCAACGGCGAGAAGTGGGGCGGGCTGGAACCGAAGCAGCCGGGCGTCGAGAACCAGAAGTATCCGGGGACCGAGCAACATTCGATGCACGTGCGGAACTTCCTGGACTGCGTGAAGAGCCGGAAGCGGCCCAATGCGGATGTCGAGGAGGGCTACAAGACGGCGGTGATGTGTCACCTCGGCAACATTGCCATGCGGCTAGGGC